The window GGTCACTCCTCTACACTTCTTAACCTTCACTTTAACCAGATTTGGGCATCCGGTCCCAAATGCTTGGATCCCATCATCAGTAATGGGGCAGTTTTTAACGCAAAGCTTCTTCAGTGCCAAACATTTTTCAGCAATACAACGTAGCTCGGTGTCACCTACAGTGTCACTTCCACACAATGCCAATCGCTCCAAGTTAAGACAATTTGAGGCAAGGGCTTCCAAACTTAAGTTTGTAGGGTTCACACCAATCAAAACCAACTCCTGCAAATTCCAGCAGGAATTAGCAACTACTATAAGCCCGTCATCACCGATTCGATTCGTCTTCCATCCATCAATGTGAAGCTTTCTTAGAAGTTTACACCCTTCAGCCACCAAAGCCAGACCAATATTTGTACAATCAGGAGTTTTGACAAGGTGCAAAATCTCAACACCCGAACATTTCGATATTGCGGTTAGACCCAAATCACTCATCTGGATCCTCTCTAGATGTATCTCAACAATGACATTAACCTGATTACCTACCTCCTCAAAAACCCGATCCCAGTCCCCTGAACACCTGGAAATTTTCAAAGTCCGAAGACCTTTAGCTCCGCTTAACAATGGAGCAAAGCACTGACCATTATGCAGctcttttaaacaaatcatCTTCAACGAACCCGCAGCTGCTCCCGGTCCAGGGCCTATAAGCTCAGCAGCAGCGTTAATTCCACGCAACCGTTTCACCGACAGTTCCTCTAGACCTAAAGAATTATTCAACAAAGCATTCATCCCTTTAACCCCAAACCCACAAGATCCAAATGATACCTTCTTCAAACCTCTACAATTCTTGGAGAAAGCAACCATTCCTAAATCCGAGATCTCGCGGCAAGCGCGTAGCTTCAACTGGGTCAGATTCCGACATCTAACCGAAATCATAACGAATGCGTCGTCGGAGATACCAAGAGATCTACGGTCACTTCTAAGAACCAACTTAGTAACAGAATCAAACCTAGAAAAAAGGGAAGGAACAGCTGAGATGAGATCTGATTGTGCTTTGAGAGAGAGACGATGACGACACTGTCCTTCGATCTTTAACCAACGACGACACACAAGTGAACAACGTTTCCGGTCGGCACCGCAAGTTAGCGATTGGAAAATCAACGATACACACTCGTCTGGTAAGTTACAAGTGTAATCGTACGGCTCATCTTCTTCGGCTTCGTCGGGTAGTACCGGAGAAGTGAATTTACCTTTAGATCGTCGGAATCTGGAAGCTGATTGACCCATTCGACGCCGATGCGGTTCACAATGTTCCCGCCTACCTCCAGTTTTGGATAAATATGGccaacaactttttttttttttttttctctttcaagctttccatatattagtattttactTTCAAGCCCAGCAGAAACCCTCACATGTTTTGTTCGATTCGGTTAACAGTTTGGTTTGGTGAATTGAAACCCTTTTCCATTCTAACATGGTGAAATGTGAAAGAGGAATA is drawn from Camelina sativa cultivar DH55 chromosome 8, Cs, whole genome shotgun sequence and contains these coding sequences:
- the LOC104707145 gene encoding putative F-box/LRR-repeat protein 8, yielding MGQSASRFRRSKGKFTSPVLPDEAEEDEPYDYTCNLPDECVSLIFQSLTCGADRKRCSLVCRRWLKIEGQCRHRLSLKAQSDLISAVPSLFSRFDSVTKLVLRSDRRSLGISDDAFVMISVRCRNLTQLKLRACREISDLGMVAFSKNCRGLKKVSFGSCGFGVKGMNALLNNSLGLEELSVKRLRGINAAAELIGPGPGAAAGSLKMICLKELHNGQCFAPLLSGAKGLRTLKISRCSGDWDRVFEEVGNQVNVIVEIHLERIQMSDLGLTAISKCSGVEILHLVKTPDCTNIGLALVAEGCKLLRKLHIDGWKTNRIGDDGLIVVANSCWNLQELVLIGVNPTNLSLEALASNCLNLERLALCGSDTVGDTELRCIAEKCLALKKLCVKNCPITDDGIQAFGTGCPNLVKVKVKKCRGVTNEGADRLRTRRALLVVNLDIPETPIAEASASEGGAQVDAVDSPPFRFQIPTLGIASGSTSRSTSLKSRLGFLSRRNLVACALTRLGSRSSSQHD